The nucleotide window ACCCGTCGGAGTTACGCGGCGCGGCCGCGGCCCGCAGGCTGCTGCCGCCGTCGCTGCTGCCACCGCTGCTGGAGTCGGCGCCGCTCGACGACTCCTCCTCGACGCCGTTCGCCGCGTTGGCCGCCTTGAGGGCGCCCTCCGCCTGTGCCTTGCGCTTGGCCATGATCTCGACCTGGCGCTGCTGATCGCGGATCTCGGCGTCGATCTCGGCCTTCGCCCGCTCCTGCCGGCTCCGGGAGTCCTTGAGATCACGCACCGCGCGGTCCTGCTTGACGGCGACCGTCTCGAGGATCTCCGCGCGGTCCAGCATGCTGCCGGTCGAGTCGGCGTTGAGCAGGGCGGTCATCGGCCCGAGGCGCCCGACGCGATACGACTGCTGGACTATGTCGTCCAGCGCCGCCTGCCGGGGGCCGAGCTCGGCGTCGATCTCCTTGAGCTTGGCGATCAACTGCTGCTGGCGCGTCTTGGAGCGGGCCAGGGCCTCCTTGGCCTCGACGAAGCCCTTGGACGCCGCCTCGAGCTGCTGCACCAGTGACTTGGAGCCACCCTCGCCGTCGTCGCCGGAGTCGCCGGGCGCGGCGAGCGGGCGGGGTGCGGCGGAGGCTGGGGACGGGGCGGTCAGCGCCAGCCCCGAGGTGGCGACGAGCGCGGCCAGGACGGCCGCTAATCGTCGGCGGGCAGGTTTGAGCCTCAAGTGCTTTCCTTCCGTCGGCCGCCGACCGGGTTAGCTGACGGGTTCGGGACGGAAGCGATCCCTACAGGTCCGTGCCTGCGGCTCGGACCCGATTCACCCCATTACTCGGTTGGTTCCCCGGCTCGCCATGCGGCGATTAGGCGACGGTCTCCGCGGAGACCGTGACGAACACTACCCATCGATGCTAGGAATCGACAGGTGTCGTACTTAGGGCAACAATGCCGCCACTCGGCGTAATTTCGGCGCGATAAGAATGCAGTGACTCACACCGATGGCCCGCCCGGCGTTAACCACCTGGGCCATTCCATCGAAATGTAACGGAAAGTCGTTGCGGGGTAACGCTTTTACGGCCGTCGTGGAGACTGGCAGACGGCCCGTTGTCGGGTAAGCTGGCCGCCGGTTACTGCCAAGGAAGGCACCGCCCCCAAGGTGCCGGCAGTCCACCGCCTAATCGCCGCGAGGCGAGCCGGGGAACCACACGTAGTAGTGGGGTGAATCCACTTAACAGTGGTAGGGATTGCTTCCGTCCCGAACCCGTCAGCTAACCCGGTCGGCGGCCACGCGGAAGGATTCTGAATGACGGCAAGACCCCGCCGGTGGCTGGTCCTCGCCCTGGCACCGCTCGTCGCGGTCACGATGCTGCTCGTGCCCGCCGGCCCGGCAAACGCCGACCCGGACGACAAGAAGACGTCGACCGCCGACGACGGCGAAGACGACCCGCTCCTCAACGAAGTGCTCGACTCCACCGGACGACGCTTCGTCGCGGCGAAGTCGGCGGTCGCGAAGTCGACGAAGACGCAGCTCGGCCTGGCCCTCAAGGTCAAGGACGCCGAGGCCCGCCGGGACGCCATGCTTCCCGAGGTCGGCGCCGTCGCGGCACAGCAGTACCGCACCGGCGGCATCTCCACCATGGGCTTCCTGCTGAACACGGACGGCCCGGAAGGCTTCCTCAAGAAGGCGGTCTCCCTCGAGGAGATCAGCGCCCTCAACGACGGCAAGCTGCACGCGCTGTACCAGGCGATCGACGACGTCAACACCGCCAAGGCCCGCCTCGACCAGGAGGTCAAGGCACAGCAGCAGAACCTCGCCGCGATGAAGAAGCAGAAGCAGTCGGCGGAGAAGGCCCTGGCGAAGGTCGGCGGCAACATCGTGACCGGCGGTTTCGTGCTCGTCAATTCGCCGGTGGCCGCCGCGGCTCCGCGTAACTCCGACGGCGAGTTCAGTCCCGAGTCGTGCAGCGTTAACGACCCCACGACCAGCGGCTGCATCACCCCGCGGACCTTCCACATGTACAAGGAAGTGAAGAAGGCGAACTTCAAGCGGTTCGTCGGCTGCCACCGCAACGGGGGCCCGTTCGAGCATCCGAAGGGCCGGGCCTGCGACTGGTCGCTGCAGAAGAGCGGCTTCTCGCCCTGGCACAACCAGGACACCCGGGAGTACGGCAACAACCTGATGGCGTTCCTGGTGCGCAACGCCGACAGGCTGGGCATTCTCTACGTCATCTGGAACAAGCAGATCTGGTTCCCGGCGACTGGCTGGAAGTCATACTCCGGACCGAGCGACCACACGGACCACGTGCACGTGTCGATGCTCTGATCCCCGCGCCAAAAGAAAGCCCCCGTCCTGGCGGACGGGGGCTTTCTTGTCTGCCGAGGTCGGCGGTCAGCTGCCGGTGGCCCGCCGGACCGGGGCACGACCGAACGGCTGGTTCGGCTGCGGTCCGGTCGGCGGCGCCGGCGGGATGGCCAGCACGACCGGCTTCACCTGGGTGATCGTGACCTCCTTGCCGTGGTGCAGGAGGTCCAGCCGGGCCGAGCCGCCGCCGTTGCGCAGCGAGTAGGTGACCTCGTCGGCCGTCACCTCCACCCGCAGCCGCAGACCGCGCCAGAGCAGCGAGAACTCCAGCGCGTTGATCCGGCTCGGCAGGCGCGGCGCGAACGACAGCTGCCCGCCCGAGTCCCGCATGCCGCCCAGTCCCGCCACCAGTGCGATCCAGGAGCCGGCGAGCGACGCCACGTGCACGCCGTCGCGGGCGTTCTGGTGCAGGTCGTGCAGGTCCATCAGGGCGGCCTCGCCCAGGTAGTCATGGGCCAGCTCGAGGTGACCGACCTCCGCGGCCATGACGGCCTGGATACACGCCGACAGCGACGAGTCCCGCACGGTACGCGAGTCGTAGTACGCGAAGTTGCGGGCCTTCTCCTCCGGCGTGAAGGCGTCGCCGCGCACGTACATCGCCATGACCAGGTCGGCCTGCTTGACCACCTGCTTGCGGTACAGGTCGAAGTACGGGTAGTTCAGCAGCAGCGGGTACGCCTCCGGCGGGGTGTTCTCGAAGTCCCACTCCTGAAGCCGGGTGAAGCCCTCCGACTGCTGATGCACCCCGAGCTCCCGGTCGTACGGGATGTGCACGGACGCCGCCGCGTCCCGCCACGACGCCGACTCCTCGCCGTCCACGCCCAGCCTGCGGGCGAGGTCGGGATGCCGCTTCACCGCGTCCGCCGCGGCGAACAGGTTCTGCTGCGCCATCAGGTTGGTGTAGATGTTGTCGTTGACCACGGCCGTGTACTCGTCCGGGCCGGTGACGCCGTCGATGTGGAAGCGGCCGTGCCGGTCGTGGTGGCCCAGCGAACGCCACAGCCGGGCGGTCTCGACCAGCAGCTCGAGGCCGACCTCGCGCTCGAAGTCGAAGTCACCGGTCGCCGAGACGTAGCGGCGCACGGCGTCGGCGATGTCGGCGCCGATGTGGAAGCCGGCCGTGCCGGCCGGCCAGTAGGCCGAGCACTCCTGCCCGCGGATGGTGCGCCACGGGAAGGCCGCGCCTTGCAGGCCGAGGGTCTGCGCGCGCTCCCGGGCCAGATCCAGCGTCGAGTGCCGCCAGCGCAGCACGTCCGCGGCCGCGGACGGCTGGGTGTAGGTCAGGGCCGGCAGCACGAACGTCTCGGCGTCCCAGAACGTGTGGCCGTCGTAGCCCGGGCCGGTGAGGCCCTTGGAGCCGATCGGCCGCTGCTCGGCGCGGGCGCCGGATTGCAGCATGTGGAAGAGGCCGAAGCGCACCGCCTGCTGCACCTCCGGGTCACCCTCGACCTTGACGTCGGAGTGGTCCCAGAACGCGTCGAGGTAGTCGCGCTGCGCCTCGACCAGGCCCTCCCAGCCGTCCAGCCGGGCGCTGGCCAGCGCGGCGCCGACCTGGTCGCGCACCGCGGGCAGCGAACGGTTGCTGGACCAGCCGTACGCGGCCAGCTTGACGACGCGCAGCTTCTGCCCCGGCTCGAGCTTGCAGGCCACCGTGGTACGCAGCCAGTCCGGGTGCCCCTCGGTGGTGACGGCGTGCTTGCCCGGCGCCTCGACGAGGTGCTCCATCGCCGCGGCCATCCGCAGGTCGCTGGCCTTGGTCCGGTGCACGAGCAGGCCGCCGGTGCGCTGCTCCAGCAGCTCCTCGGCCTGGAGCGGGTGGTCCAGCACCGCGGCGACGCGGGGGTCCTTGCTGGTCGGCGGGAGCTGCTCGTTCGCCACCAGCTCGGACTGGAGGATCAGCCGGGCGGGTGAGTCGACCGCCTCGACCTCGTAGAGGAACGCGACGACCGCCCGCTGGGTGAACGACACCAGCCGGACCGTGCGCACCCGGATCGCCTGGCCGGACGGGGAGATCCACTCCACTATCCGCTCGAGCGTGCCCGCGCGCAGGTCCAGGGTGCGCTCGTGGGAGCGCAGCTCGCCGTACCGCACGTCGAAGGGCTCGTCGTCGACGAGGAGCCGCATGAGCTTGGCGTTGGTGACGTTGACCATCGTCTGGCCCGACTCGGGGAACCCGTAGCCCGCCTCGGCGTACGGCAGCGGCCGCAGCTCGTAGAACGAGTTCAGATAGGTGCCGGGCAGGCCGTGCGGCTCGCCCTCGTCCAGGTTCCCGCGGATGCCGATGTGGCCGTTGGACAGGGCGAATACGGACTCGGACTGAGCCATCAGGTCCAGGTCCAGCCGGGTCTCCCGGATATGCCAGGGATCGACGGGGTAGGCCCGTTCACGGATCACGGTGGTGCCTCTCGCACTGAAAAGGAAAGAAAGTCTGTGGGGTTTACTTCAGGAGTTCGGCGAGGTCCTGCACGACGATGTCGGCGCCGTGTGCGCGCAACGCGTCGGCCTGGCCGACCCGGTCGACGCCGATCACGATGCCGAATCCGCCGGCCTTGCCCGCGGCCACGCCGGCCAGGGCATCCTCGAACACGGCGCAGTTTGCGGGATCCACGCCGAGCAGTTTGGCGCCGTACAGGAAGGTGTCCGGGGCCGGCTTGCCCGGCAGCTGCTCCGCGCGGGCCGTCACGCCGTCAACGCGCACCTCGAGCAGGTCCGCGATGCCGGCCGCGTTCAGCACGTCCGCGCAGTTGGCACTGGCCGAGACGACGGCGCGGCGCAGGCCCGCGTCCCGGACGGCGTGCAGGTAGTCGACCGATCCGGCGTACACCTGTACCGCGCCTTCCGCGATCTTCTGGAGGACGAGTTCATTCTTGCGGTTGCCGATGCCGTTGACGGTCTCCTCGTCGGGACCGTCGTCGGGCGTGCCTTCGGGCAGGGTTATGCCCCGCGAGGCGAGGAAGGTGCGAACCCCGTCGGCGCGCGGCCGGCCGTCGACGTACTTGTGGTAGTCGGCGCCGGAGTCGAACGGCACGAACGGCTGTTCATGCCGCGCTGACCACGCCTCGAGAAACGCGTCGAAGGTCTGCTTCCATGCCGCGTTATGTACCAGGGCGGTCTGTGTGAGCACACCGTCGAGGTCGAAAAGGCAGGCCGTCACTTGGGGAGGTAGTCCGAGCACTGGACCAATGTAGTCGCCCAGCGTTGCCAACACCGCTCCATGCGCAGGACGATATTTCCACGGCGTTTCATGCCGTGTTCAATCGTTGTCCTAAGCGCCGTTGACCAGGTCAGACAGGGTAATACGCCCGGGCAGGCCAATTCGGAGTCCGATAGTCGTCCCAATCGGACCGGTGGCCATCGTTACTTCGTCGCACAGTTGGTGCGCCAGCCAGATGCCCCGGCCGCCCACCTCGAACGCCTCCGGCGCCTCCGGCGGATGCCGGAACCGCTCCGGTATCCCCGGCCCGGAGTCGGTCACCGTGCACCACAGGGACCCGGCGGTGCCCCACAGCACGATCCGGCCGTGACCGCCGGCGTGCAGGACGGCATTGGTGATGATCTCGTTGATCGCCAGCACGAAGCCGTGCAGGCGATCGCCGAGCGCTCCGCGATCGAGCCGCGCCGTGACCTCGTGGCGCACCACGGTGATCTCGTCGCGGCCGAACGTGCGGTCCAGCAGGGTGAGACCGGATCGATCAGGATCTGTACGCGCCGGTGCACCGTCCGGCGACTCCCTGCCCGGAGCCGGACGCAGCACATCGTGGTCGACAGTTTCCTCCACCGCCGAGCAGCCTACGCTGTGTACCGCCTCCGTGGCAGCCGAGAGATCCCAAGAAACTTCTCAGAAGAGGTCGGACAGGGTTCGGAAGATCTCCGCGTAGAACACGCCAGCTGGGTGCCGACGAAGCCGAAGAGCAGGATCCAGCCGTAGTCCGGTGCGGTGATCAGGAAGAAGAGCGAGATCGGCGTGCGATCACCGAGCTGGCCGCCACCCTTCAGATCAACGACGTCGATACGCCATCGCACCGACGTGCGCGGAACGATATGCCATGCCGTCAATGCGTGCGAGCTTCAGCGCCAACCGACGTCGATGCGATCTCCGCGATCGTTGAAGAAGTGCAGGGCGTCCATCCGCACGCTGATCGCGAGCGGATGCCCCGGCGAGACGGCCGGGTACGGCGCCAGCCGCACGGCCAGCTCGGCCGGGCGCCGCTGGTGCCGGCCGGGGTCGCTGAGCACCGAGGTCTTCTCCGGGTCGTCGCGCTCGAGGACCGCCTTGTCGCCGCGGCCGGCGAGCCGTTGCAGCGCTCCCCCGATCCGCCGGAAGGCACCGGCATCGGGGACGGAGTCGGCGGTCATGCCGGCGAGCTCGTCGACGACGACGGCGGTCGCGCCGATGTCCAGGAAGGCCAGGGACTCGTGGCCGTGGTGTTCGAGGTGGCGGATGCGCCCCTGGAGCACGTCGCCCGGGGTGTCGGGTGCGACGGGCGCCAGCGCCTCGGCCCGCATGCCGACCACGATGCGCTCGCCGTGGTAGTGCGCGATCGCCCGCGACCGAATGTCGTTCCAGGGCAGGTAGAGCGCCTG belongs to Amorphoplanes digitatis and includes:
- a CDS encoding coiled-coil domain-containing protein; this encodes MTARPRRWLVLALAPLVAVTMLLVPAGPANADPDDKKTSTADDGEDDPLLNEVLDSTGRRFVAAKSAVAKSTKTQLGLALKVKDAEARRDAMLPEVGAVAAQQYRTGGISTMGFLLNTDGPEGFLKKAVSLEEISALNDGKLHALYQAIDDVNTAKARLDQEVKAQQQNLAAMKKQKQSAEKALAKVGGNIVTGGFVLVNSPVAAAAPRNSDGEFSPESCSVNDPTTSGCITPRTFHMYKEVKKANFKRFVGCHRNGGPFEHPKGRACDWSLQKSGFSPWHNQDTREYGNNLMAFLVRNADRLGILYVIWNKQIWFPATGWKSYSGPSDHTDHVHVSML
- a CDS encoding coiled-coil domain-containing protein; the protein is MRLKPARRRLAAVLAALVATSGLALTAPSPASAAPRPLAAPGDSGDDGEGGSKSLVQQLEAASKGFVEAKEALARSKTRQQQLIAKLKEIDAELGPRQAALDDIVQQSYRVGRLGPMTALLNADSTGSMLDRAEILETVAVKQDRAVRDLKDSRSRQERAKAEIDAEIRDQQRQVEIMAKRKAQAEGALKAANAANGVEEESSSGADSSSGGSSDGGSSLRAAAAPRNSDGSLPNQSCSVNDPTTSGCITARTLHAMKEAQKDGFTHFVACFRTQNSGEHPKGRACDFAADKNGFGGVASGSSRTYGNRLANYFINNASALGVLYVIWFKRIWLPSSGWKAYSRGNGDPSSDHTNHVHLSMR
- a CDS encoding HAD family hydrolase, producing MLGLPPQVTACLFDLDGVLTQTALVHNAAWKQTFDAFLEAWSARHEQPFVPFDSGADYHKYVDGRPRADGVRTFLASRGITLPEGTPDDGPDEETVNGIGNRKNELVLQKIAEGAVQVYAGSVDYLHAVRDAGLRRAVVSASANCADVLNAAGIADLLEVRVDGVTARAEQLPGKPAPDTFLYGAKLLGVDPANCAVFEDALAGVAAGKAGGFGIVIGVDRVGQADALRAHGADIVVQDLAELLK
- a CDS encoding glycoside hydrolase family 65 protein, producing the protein MIRERAYPVDPWHIRETRLDLDLMAQSESVFALSNGHIGIRGNLDEGEPHGLPGTYLNSFYELRPLPYAEAGYGFPESGQTMVNVTNAKLMRLLVDDEPFDVRYGELRSHERTLDLRAGTLERIVEWISPSGQAIRVRTVRLVSFTQRAVVAFLYEVEAVDSPARLILQSELVANEQLPPTSKDPRVAAVLDHPLQAEELLEQRTGGLLVHRTKASDLRMAAAMEHLVEAPGKHAVTTEGHPDWLRTTVACKLEPGQKLRVVKLAAYGWSSNRSLPAVRDQVGAALASARLDGWEGLVEAQRDYLDAFWDHSDVKVEGDPEVQQAVRFGLFHMLQSGARAEQRPIGSKGLTGPGYDGHTFWDAETFVLPALTYTQPSAAADVLRWRHSTLDLARERAQTLGLQGAAFPWRTIRGQECSAYWPAGTAGFHIGADIADAVRRYVSATGDFDFEREVGLELLVETARLWRSLGHHDRHGRFHIDGVTGPDEYTAVVNDNIYTNLMAQQNLFAAADAVKRHPDLARRLGVDGEESASWRDAAASVHIPYDRELGVHQQSEGFTRLQEWDFENTPPEAYPLLLNYPYFDLYRKQVVKQADLVMAMYVRGDAFTPEEKARNFAYYDSRTVRDSSLSACIQAVMAAEVGHLELAHDYLGEAALMDLHDLHQNARDGVHVASLAGSWIALVAGLGGMRDSGGQLSFAPRLPSRINALEFSLLWRGLRLRVEVTADEVTYSLRNGGGSARLDLLHHGKEVTITQVKPVVLAIPPAPPTGPQPNQPFGRAPVRRATGS
- a CDS encoding ATP-binding protein yields the protein MEETVDHDVLRPAPGRESPDGAPARTDPDRSGLTLLDRTFGRDEITVVRHEVTARLDRGALGDRLHGFVLAINEIITNAVLHAGGHGRIVLWGTAGSLWCTVTDSGPGIPERFRHPPEAPEAFEVGGRGIWLAHQLCDEVTMATGPIGTTIGLRIGLPGRITLSDLVNGA